The Capra hircus breed San Clemente chromosome 11, ASM170441v1, whole genome shotgun sequence genomic interval aagaatactggagtggggtgccattgccttctccaataatcttcaCAAGTACAAGTTAAGAATTATTTAGGTATgtcttgtaaaataaaatttataaaagactATTTCAGACAGAGGATTATTTAAGTCTAGTAATAATCTAACAATGGCCAGGGGAGGCGGGGTGGATAAGACAGTGAGTATGTCATTTTGTTTACCATTGTGTGTAATCTTTAgacaaaaaaataggaaaaatttttcatacctattttaaaatataattttaaaaaatcttaataggTTCTACTTAAGTTAATTTTACCACCACTGACTTTATCCAGGACAGTTCTCCCCGAAGTTGTTCATCAAGTTCTACCTTTAGCCCAACATTTGCAGTACATTTTCCCAGTTTTCAGAGAAATTTTTCTGAAACCTAAATATGTGTGATATTCTACCATTTAAACTATTCAGAGTATTAGTCTTCAGCTTACTAGCGCCTTGGGAGGTTCTCTCTTATTCTGTGGCCTTTGTTTTCACGCACCCTTGCCACCAGTTTTATCGAACTACATGTAATACTTGAAACAGTACTCAGATCACTATTAGATGTCTCTTAATACTGAAACTAACACTGTATATCTGCTCAGTCTTCTAATCTCAAAGTGTTAATTTTATTTGGAAGGCTTCCCAGATTCCTCATCTTTTATGCCTTCTCTTTGATCCTACAGTGCTCTCTCTGACCTGCTCATCTGCTCTTTGAACCAGAGAGTAAACATCTTGTTATTGTGTACACAGGCAAGTGCGAGTGTGTACATGTGAGTAGAGTATACTTTATAGcaacccctgccctcctccctgttCTGACGGTGAGAGGAGTAGTGAAAGCTAAATGATGTTGATGAAAGGCCAGTGTGCTAACCCTGGACACTAAGTGCTGGGAACAAAGAGCGGAGATGCCCTGCATGCCAAGGGCTGTTTGCTGTCAGGTACTTATTAGGCAGAAACTCATTCCATGCACCTCCCTGATGAAGTGAGACTTTACCTGCAACACTGTACCCCTGAGAACAGGGAGCTCAGTTATTTGTGAACTCTCCACTATTCCTTgtacatagtaggcattcaaaCATATGTTGATtaaaatccaatttttaaaaatcattccaatATACAAAAATGTACATCTACTTCGTAGTTAGAAAAAAacacctgaaagaaaaaaatatgtgaaaGACAAAGTATTTGTGAAGCTCAATATCTCCTAACTAAAAAACTTCAGAACAGTGTTGTGAACTTTGGAGAGGAAATGCAATAGTAATTAAGgatgaataaatttataaaataaaaataaagattgccTAAACTCCAAAcgtgctgacatggaaatatcTTTCCTATCTCAATTTTCCTATGCATACATAGAGCACCATGTATACACACCAATAGAAAATGTTGGTTCAGACTAACACAAAATCATTGTTCTATTGTTTCATGAAAAACTTGGTCATGTTCTCAATtgattttcttagtttcttttttcttacccTCATTATATCTACATTTTAAGCAATAATTATTGgaacaaaaacttttaaaatttttataaatatatattccccTATTTAACCATTAAactttttttattgttctttataCTTTTAGTGATTTACCTTAAAGTTTAAATGTATCAAGAGGCTctgctatttaaaataaaactctggAAATGACTGTTAAATAGAAAAGTCTTTCTTGATCATCACCTTAATTTATCTGTTATGTAGATTTAgtgttcttattttatattttcttataaactCACCTATTTGGAAACAAAtgtaaacaaatacattttattaaactATTCAAACAGAATTCTATTTTGAATTTCAAAGTATTGGAATATACCTAGTGATAGCTTTGGTATAGGGCAAAGGTTAATTAGTTAGTGTACGGGAGAAGAAAACTTTGACtgaacattatatataataataaaaagcagaaataataaaaagagcGTAAATAGAATAGTAAGGTGTGATTAACAGTGGGaagtgaaaacattttcaaaattaagcaatataaaaatgaataaggtATAATGTGGAAATCCTAAGATAAGCATGAATCACAAAACAGGAAGGatagaaaaaatgatttttaatgtaGCTACAACTATCTctcaataaaatataatactttaggaaagaaaatattgtatCCCTTAAGACAACCCAATTATCACTTAAAAATAATGGTTCAGATATACCCAAGCAAGCTTTGTTCTTAACAGAATTTCCTTAAAAAGGTTTCTCCTATTAGCAAGGGAATATGCTCATTTATGATCATGAGTCCCTTGGGCCATCCAAACTCTATATATTAACAGGCACCCTGATTATCAGATCAATCTTCATGTGAATTTACTGGGTATGAACAGTTCTTCAGTGAATAATGACTTAATAGATAAGATCATAAGGGTTAATGTACCCAGGACAGTGGCAAATTACATAGAAGGCTCTCAAATACATatacttttctcttttaactttataataaaaataaacccacaGCCCAAAAGAACTGTAAAAGACAAGAATGATTTCTAAAGATACttcaacataaatattttataacttattgTGAAGACATTTTGCACACCACCACCATAAATACTGAACATGGCTGTATGAAAATAACAATTTTAGGATAAAAACATTTCCTAAATATCATCACAATCTACCTGCTTTCTTCTTAACCTCAGTATAATAGCTAAGACCCTAGCAGACATGAAAATTTGGTGTCTGTTTACAAATGTAGTCTAATACATCAGAATACTGACCAGCATCTCCACATACTTCATACGTACTGCCAAGACATGGATAGGCCAACAATAGTGAAAGAAATATACACATTTCTAGTTACAGGTACTAACTGGAGATATTACAGTAAAGATGTAATGCCACCAATATAGATCTCTACACACCTGAAAACATTGACAACAAAAAATTTAAGATATTTGACATCAGGTAGACAACATGCAGGCTTTAGGGTTGATTTACTGCTTTCATGTGCTGTACAGTCTTATCATTGTGTCCAGCCTTGGAATTTCTGAGCCAGGGAGGATACGGTTCAAAACACTTGCTTTGTCCCTTTTTTTGTGTTAGCCCTCTGGTGTTTTCCTACAGTCTTCTAGAATGATCCTCCAGATGCTTATTCAACAGCACTGGGTCAAATCTCTTCTATACAGGACCTCACTCTTCTCATGTCTCCTCGGCTCGCAGACAGCCGGTCAAAGTCTTGGAGGTGGAAACGAGTTGCCAGCTGATTTACCATTTTCCTCAAGGTAAGAAATGCTGAAACAACTTGGAAAGTAAGGAATATAGTGAAGATGATATGTACTGCTTTCTCTAAGGGCAGATTTGTTAGGCCCTCATTGAAGAGCAAGAAAAGAATTAAAGGCAACTGCAACAGAAGGCTCAAAAGCCAGAAGCCAGCCAACTCAGGAACCTGCAATGATACACACGACAAACATCAGACCAGTGAAGTACCATCTTCTGCTTGTATTGAAGCAAGTGATACTACTGTGAACCTACATTTTGAGCTCTGTAATTCAAAATAAGTATAGTGTGGTCCTTATCCTCAGAGAACTTACAGTCTAGACTGAAAGAGGAAACTATCTTATGTGACAGTCCTACATTACTACACTTAAGTGAATAATGAAACGTATGTACCACTTAGAGTAATAGACTAAATGCTCTAACAGAGTAAACAGGGTAggtaaaagaaataattcaaggAGGTAGGCTTTTAAAGTTAGATAAAATGaggaagcggagaaggcaatggcaccccactccagtactcttgcctggaaaactccacggacagaggagcctggaaggctgaagtccatggggtcactgagggtcagacatgactgagcaacttcactttcacttttcactttcatgcattggagaaggaaatggcaacccactccagtgttcttgcctggagaatcccagggacaggggagcctggtgggctgccatctatggggctgcacagagttggacacgactgaagtgacttagcagcagtagcagcagcagaatgaggAAGAGGcaagaacttaaataagcaaaaATGTGGAAAGAATATGACTGGGAAACAACACATCAGCCTGGAATGGATGTGTGTGTTAGGAAAAAGCACAAAATACAGTGGGATAGGCTGGGTGGGGCTTAATTATGAAGGGCCTGGAAGAACACTGAAATCTTTAGGCATTATCACTCAGTTCTGGTAACTGTAAATGCTTAGGCAGCATGATGACTCAGAAAACATCTGCCTTGCATAGGAGATGAGTTTGTCATTTTCCCCAATTTTCTCATTCAGAATCCAAATCATCATGTTTAATGACCAAGTATATTCAAGACTACTGGGAAGAGGGAAAATGATCATTAATTAAGAGTTTACTATGTTCAGGTGCTTTATATAAATTGTTTAATATAATCCTAACAAATCTGTGAAGTGAATATTCCCCCGATTTTATATGTGAAGGAACCAAGGTTCAAGAGAGTAAGCAAACAGACCACAGTGACAGCCGTGGTGAAGCTGGAGCTAAGGCCTTACCTACAGGCCTTTGCTCCTTCCACATCTCACTGCCTtttcttgttggcaaagtctTAACTGCATTTATGTATAGcactgagagaaaggaaagaagagcctACCTTCTCCTGCAGGTTCCCCATGTAGCCCAGATACAACCTGATAGCTTCAATTAAAGTTATTAGAATGATAATGGTGACCACAATGAACTTGTAGTAATCAGGCAAGATGGaatactgaaaaaacaaaaataaataaaaatctcacATATAGTAAGACTGACCtgagattttgaaaaatatgaagaaCTTTTAATGTTACTGACAAGGTAACAATGCCAGGGAGAAGTAGTAAAGCACATACTTACCTTCATCTGAAGCATCATAATGCTGCTCACCCACCAAAGTGGGAAAAAGTAAGTGTTAAAATAAAGTGACATCTGCAGTGCCAAACTGGAAACCATTTCATTATctacagaagaaaacagaaagcaaactCTTACTCCTGCTCTATGCCCTGTACATCCTTTAGTTCCTTAGAATTAATAGCTATAGTTTCAGCTCAATGAAACTCCAAATTGTAAGCCTATTTACAATCACtgacccctgaagaaggaaacggcaacacactccagcattcttgcctggaaagtcccatggacagagaggcctggtggactacggcccattggggtcacaaaagagttggacacagtaaCAATAATCATTGACAGTGAAAGAAAATAGCCATACTACTACTAATATTTCGTTCCAATATTTGCTACTTAGGGGcatgtttcatatttttctattacCACCTTCGGTTACTGTCTTATGACGTTTTTGCATACTACTGGTATAAATGTAGAACATCAATATGAATACTATTGAACAGATAGCAATAATAATTTTTACCTCCTTTGTTAAGAGTTCTATGAAAGTggtgcttgtgctcagttgtgtctgactctttccgacctcatggactgtagcccaccaggctctgtcaaTGGGatctcccagacaagaatactggagtgggttgccatttccttctccaggggatcatcccaatccagggatcgaacccgagtttcctgcattggcaggtggattcttttaccactgagccacctgtaaaGAGCCtatgaaataaacatataaaatacataacaagactgcagccatgaaattaaaagatgcttgctccttggaagaaaagctatgactaacctagacagcatattaaaaagcagagatgttactttgccaacaagggtccatctagtcaaagctatggtttttccagtagtcatatatagatgtgaaagttggaccataaagaaagctgagtgccgaagaactgatgcctttgaactgtggtgttggagaagacccttgagagttccttggacagtaaggagatcagaccagtccatcctaaaggaaattagtcctgaatattcattggaaggactaatgctgatgctgaagcgccaatactttggccacctgatgcaaagaactgactcattggaaaagaccctgttgctgggaaagattaaaggcagaaggagaaggggatgacagaggatgagatagttggatgggatcaccaactggatggacctaatttgagcaagctctagaagttggtgatggacagggaatcctggcatgctgtagtccatggggttgcaaagagtcagacacaactgagtgaccgaactgaactgaatctctcagGTATAAACTAATCATGCAAAACcaacccctcccccatctctttcagcatacCCTAATACCACCTGTTCATTCACACCCAATTCAAAGCCACTTTTTCCATACGTCCTTTCTTGATCACATTCCCCACTCCAGCAGAAATCTCCTTCCCCTCTAGGTACTTATCACGCTAACCTGTGTGTAAGAAGTGTTAGCAAAGAGCCACATTCCCTTCACTTGAGACATAGTCTGATCATGACTTTTGGAATCCAGGTAAACCCAGAGCTCCCCAAACTCCCTCAGAACTCTGGATGCCAGACTTAggataaattatttaacctctttgagccttaatttctttatctgtaaaatggtaacATTAAAATTACCTCACAGATTGCTTGAGAATTAAAGATAATATAAATTACTTCACCCGAGCACTATGCCTGGCACTGAGGAGGCACTCGACAAATATCagtccctttccttctcttttatttatacACAGGCTGACTGTAAGCACAGACCACATTCTACCCAAATTTAAGACCCTCACAGAACCTAGCATGTTGCTTTACAAATGGTAAATACCAAATATGAATAAGCAGAAAGAGTGAATTAATGAAAACATATTCTTACAAGGACATTGCCAGTGTAGCCCTTTGTGACACATGAATTTCATTTCTCTAAGGCTGAACTGCTTCCTAAGAagtctgtattcaggtcaagaagcaacagttagaactgggcatggaataaCACACaggctccaaatcaggaaaggagtacgtcaaagctgtgtattgtcattctgcttatttaacttctatgcagagtacatcatgtgaaatgcggggctgggtgaagcacaagctggactcaagattgctgggagaaatatcaataatctcagatatgcagatgataccacgctaaaggcagaaagagaagaagaactaaagagcctcttgatgaaagtgaaagaggagagtgaaaatttatcttaaagctcaacattcagaatactaagatcatggtatccagtcccatcacttcatggcaaatagatggggaaacaatggaaacggtgacagactattttttggggctccaaaatcactgctgatggtgactgcagctatgaaattaaaaggtgcttactcctttgaagaaaagctacgaccaacctagatagcatattaaaaagcagagacattgctttgccaacaaagttccatctagtcaaagctatggtttttccaatagtcatgtatggatgtgacagctggactataaggaaagctgaacgccaaagaattgatgcttttgaactgtggtgttggagaagactcttgagagtcccttggactacaaggagatccaacctgtcaatcctaaaggaaatcaatcctgaatattcattggaaggactgatgctgaagctgaaactccaatactttggccacttgatgggaagagctgactcactggaaaagaccctgacgctgggaaagattgaaggcgtgaggagaaggggatgacagaggatgagatggttggatggcatcacctacttgatggacatgagtttaagtaggctccaggagttggtgatgaacagggaagcctgctatactgtagtccatgtggtcacaaaaagttggacacaaatgagcaactgaactgaacagaaggctGATTACATAGTACCTTTTGCTTTCATGTAAGAGAGAAACGTTCTAAATT includes:
- the TMEM17 gene encoding transmembrane protein 17 — protein: MELPDPVRQRLGNFSRTVFSDSNRTGPEYNEGPDNEMVSSLALQMSLYFNTYFFPLWWVSSIMMLQMKYSILPDYYKFIVVTIIILITLIEAIRLYLGYMGNLQEKVPELAGFWLLSLLLQLPLILFLLFNEGLTNLPLEKAVHIIFTIFLTFQVVSAFLTLRKMVNQLATRFHLQDFDRLSASRGDMRRVRSCIEEI